Proteins co-encoded in one Aethina tumida isolate Nest 87 chromosome 7, icAetTumi1.1, whole genome shotgun sequence genomic window:
- the LOC109608973 gene encoding protein mesh isoform X3, translating to MNFKFIFLFIFLTTSVLAQDDDVEQLQNLESDTGNEKPAPEPEDNDKDPMTSNVAPTDDYLKGNIANPYRITEQRLKEIRALKMYPYYNRGGNVDDKGDYQTAIQQSTPQVFKNLNFQLPFFGFRFNYTRVSLNGYLEFSDPPPVYENYPLTFPNKNWPKENDPSFIGIWFSKCKIGKLQASDVDQRDPGVYFRMERDLRGRTDRLGVELYERVKWDIRESIVGSDTFDPKHMIIVTWKNITFNGAFSNAIYQTNTFQLILATDEVFTYAIFNYNLLTWTTPTDAGGSSDRGEGGTAALVGFNAGNGTRSYEYRPYSQNSVIRDLSSTGWANGFPGRHIFRIDEDILLGNCNKDIDAANLPLVFAPESGNMLGGTIVNITGPCFTPEVQVRCVFDVGNVVYGVFINKNRVVCVQPRILIEGWIDLEIAVGNDNFKYKGKYYVENPATAAQKIFFKDKSIYDKAPREIPITWNPQNLTTNTAATLHMSIWGYRESKRRPEFLYIGELANGVSNQGFYNIQPSDYRNVRHQYMDDITFGFIQINVSEPFVATVQKDNTITTQTIDITHVIWSRPVPLQWYFAEQWRDKYGEKWPVALCDNWLMNDRYLKNFAHELPMCPCTLEQALADKGRFLPDLECDKDTNRDCPYNDKAVHCVKTGSPTLEGAEQQCCYDKNEYLMLTYDQQWGSTPRRCHNLGLLPWDENTKVPTLSQWYHDIIPKYMCCLWQEDQSVSCETLRFERRPTQDCVAYQAPGIAGIYGDPHILTFDDYAYTFNGKGEYVLLKTVDKQNNLEIQGRFEQMPINAFGEVKATQLTGVVAKGNSSTIIEIRRRPHEARWRYRLDVIANGKKIYFDRPSLKFQHYPGVTVYTPSYIYNQSEVIVMFDTGAGLEVVENEGFLSARVYLPWTFINKTKGLLGNWSFNQLDDFVLPDGSVAPMTLTDDSVSQDMKPFFEFAQKWMLDDTERPNIGRSMFFREFGRTAATYNNVTWQPQFSLDPSVILPPNLTMYRTAASEVCVELNRECLYDYAMTLNKDLAHYTNNYKASIKKLKEITRKQVITCGVLETPRFGRKSNYFFIPGSKVTFECNTDFVLIGDSRRTCMPNGQWDIPEYGYTYCLRQQEYSSRKAAITWGIILAVIVPIILLLLFIGYRWFKSNAEDDGNNTILKGNPYSRSTTSLSRSAPVKEVNNSDEGETDESTEDEDIMTRPRSNSSSSKGSKKRRSYDKTYRTHEPLPNRPNITFPEKPIDGNDEYFQFSPSSSVIGSNKPGNSTLIQFSPISSPEPTDKNGLRANKPRTERYSSQSSTVTDV from the exons ATGAactttaagtttatatttttgttcatttttctaACTACCAGCGTCCTTGCTCAAGACGACGACGTTGAACAACTTCAGAATCTCGAAAGCGACACCGGAAATGAAAAACCCGCCCCAGAACCCGAGGATAACGATAAAG ACCCCATGACGAGCAATGTTGCTCCCACAGACGATTACCTTAAAGGTAATATAGCCAACCCCTATAGAATAACTGAACAACGCCTGAAAGAAATAAGAGCACTTAAAATGTACCCTTATTACAATAGAGGTGGTAACGTTGATGATAAAGGAGACTATCAAACTGCTATTCAACAATCCACACCACAGgtcttcaaaaatttgaacttcCAACTTCCTTTCTTCGGATTCAGATTCAATTATACCAGAGTGTCACTGAATGgctatttagaatttagtgaTCCACCACCGGTCTATGAAAATTATCCTTTGACATTTCCTAACAAAAATTGGCCTAAAGAAAATGATCCTTCATTTATTG gtatttggttctccaaatgtaaaattggtaaattacaAGCCAGCGATGTTGACCAGAGAGATCCGGGTGTTTACTTTAGAATGGAAAGAGATCTTAGGGGAAGGACTGACAGGCTTGGTGTAGAATTGTACGAAAGAGTTAAATGGGACATTCGCGAAAGTATTGTGGGTTCAGATACATTCGACCCCAAACACATGATAATTGTCACTTGGAAAAACATCACCTTTAACGGTGCCTTTTCAAATGCTATTTATCAG ACAAACACTTTCCAATTGATACTGGCGACAGATGAAGTCTTTACATACGCAATTTTCAACTACAACTTACTCACATGGACAACCCCCACTGATGCCGGAGGTTCTTCGGATAGAGGCGAAGGAGGTACAGCAGCATTAGTTGGATTCAACGCGGGAAATGGTACTAGAAGTTACGAATACAGACCCTACAGTCAGAATTCCGTAATCAGAGATCTATCTTCAACCGGGTGGGCGAACGGTTTTCCTGGAAGACATATTTTCAGAATAGACGAAGACATTTTATTGGGAAATTGTAACAAAGATATag ACGCCGCTAATTTACCATTGGTATTTGCACCGGAAAGTGGTAACATGTTGGGAGGCACAATCGTTAACATTACCGGACCCTGCTTTACTCCAGAGGTACAAGTAAGATGCGTTTTTGATGTAGGAAACGTCGTTTACGGAGTTTTCATCAATAAGAACAGAGTGGTATGTGTTCAACCTCGAATACTGATTGAGGGTTGGATAGATTTAGAAATTGCTGTTGGTAACGACAACTTTAAGTACAAAGGGAAATATTATGTCG aaaacccTGCCACTGcagcacaaaaaatattttttaaagataagaGCATCTATGATAAAGCGCCAAGGGAGATTCCCATAACTTGGAATCCCCAAAATTTAACGACAAACACTGCCGCCACCCTCCATATGTCAATTTGGGGTTATAGAGAATCAAAAAGACGTCCTGAGTTTCTTTACATTGGAGAACTTGCCAATGGAGTGTCCAACCAAGGTTTTTATAACATCCAGCCATCCGATTATAGGAACGTTAGACACCAATATATGGACGATATCACATTTGGATTCATCCAAATCAATGTATCTGAGCCGTTCGTAGCTACCGTACAAAAGGATAACACAATAACTACTCAAACTATAGATATAACCCATGTTATTTGGAGTCGGCCGGTTCCACTACAGTGGTATTTTGCGGAACAATGGAGAGACAAATATGGTGAAAAATGGCCTGTAGCCCTTTGCGATAACTGGCTAATGAACGACagatacttaaaaaatttcgcTCATGAATTACCAATGTGTCCATGTACTTTAGAACAAGCTTTAGCCGACAAGGGTAGATTTTTACCAGATTTAGAGTGTGATAAAGACACAAATCGAGACTGTCCTTACAACGATAAAGCTGTACATTGCGTCAAAACTGGTTCTCCTAC TTTGGAAGGAGCAGAACAACAATGCTGTTACGACAAGAATGAGTACCTAATGTTAACCTACGATCAGCAATGGGGATCTACTCCACGTCGGTGTCACAATCTTGGCCTCTTACCATGGGATGAAAACACTAAAGTACCAACGCTTTCACAATGGTACCACGACATTATACCCAAATATATGTGTTGCTTGTGGCAAGAAGATCAGTCAGTTAGTTGTGAAACTCTGCGGTTCGAGAGAAGACCCACACAAGACTGTGTGGCTTATCAAGCACCAGGAATTGCTGGTATTTACGGAGATCCTCATATATTAACATTCGACGATTATGCATACACGTTTAATGGCAAAGGAGAGTACGTTTTGTTGAAAACAGTggacaaacaaaacaatttggaAATTCAAGGAAGATTTGAACAGATGCCAATCAACGCATTCGGAGAAGTTAAGGCAACTCAATTGACTGGGGTCGTTGCTAAAGGAAATTCTTCTACTATTATCGAAATAAGGAGAAGACCGCATGAAGCCAGATGGAGATACAGATTGGATGTTATTGCCaatggaaaaaaaatttacttcgACAGACCTTCCTTGAAGTTCCAACATTATCCag GAGTCACTGTTTACACCCCAAGCTACATCTATAACCAGTCTGAAGTTATTGTTATGTTTGACACTGGTGCTGGACTAGAAGTTGTTGAAAATGAAGGTTTTCTATCTGCCAGAGTGTATCTTCCTTGGACATTCATC AACAAAACCAAAGGATTATTAGGAAACTGGAGTTTCAATCAATTAGATGACTTTGTTTTACCAGATGGTTCCGTTGCACCCATGACATTAACTGATGATTCAGTAAGTCAAGACATGAAACCTTTCTTCGAGTTTGCTCAAAAGTGGATGTTAGACGATACAGAAAGACCAAACATAGGACGTTCTATGTTCTTTAGAGAATTTGGTCGCACTGCTGCCACTTATAACAACGTAACTTGGCAGCCTCAATTCAGTTTGGACCCCTCAGTAATTTTACCTCCAAATCTTACCATGTATAGAACTGCTGCAAGCGAA GTGTGTGTAGAATTAAACCGAGAATGTTTATATGATTACGCGATGACACTGAACAAAGACCTGGCTCATTATACCAACAATTACAAagcttcaattaaaaaattaaaggaaatcACAAGAAAACAGGTTATAACTTGTGGCGTTCTCGAGACGCCTAGATTCGGAAGGAAGAGTAACTACTTCTTCATTCCGGGATCTAAAGTTACATTTGAGTGTAACActgattttgtattaattgggGACTCCAGAAGAACTTGTATGCCAAATGGGCAATGGGACATACCAGAATATGGATATACTTACTGCTTAC gtcAACAGGAATATTCGTCAAGAAAAGCTGCAATCACATGGGGCATAATATTAGCTGTAATCGTACCAATAATACTATTATTGCTGTTCATTGGATACCGTTGGTTCAAAAGTAACGCAGAGGATGACGGTAacaatactattttaaaaggAAATCCATATTCTCGAAGTACCACGAGTTTGAGTAGATCAGCACCAGTTAAAGAAGTAAATAATTCTGACGAAGGCGAGACCGATGAGTCAACTGAAGATGAAGATATTATGACAAGGCCGAGATCTAATTCATCGAGTTCTAAAGGCAGCAAGAAAAGAAGGAGTTACGATAAAACATATAGAACCCACGAACCTTTACCAAACCGTCCTAACATAACATTTCCGGAAAAACCTATAGATGGAAATGATGAGTACTTCCAGTTTTCTCCAAGTTCGAGTGTAATAGGCTCAAACAAACCTGGGAACAgtactttaattcaattttcgcCTATTTCCAGTCCAGAACCTACTGATAAAAATGGATTACGAGCGAATAAACCTAGAACTGAACGGTACAGCAGTCAGAGCAGTACAGTCACAGATGTGTGA